The sequence below is a genomic window from Silene latifolia isolate original U9 population chromosome 7, ASM4854445v1, whole genome shotgun sequence.
taaaagagagaaagaaagagtAAGAGAGAGGAGAGAAATGATGGAGCTTCAGTTATTCAATTCTAGGGTTAGGGTTCATCTTCTCTCACTTCGATTACTCTCATTCTTTTACTTTAATTTGTAGTACTATTCAATTGATTAAAAGTCTTGTTTGAACTCATCTATGTTAGTGGTTTTAATTGAATTATTGAACTTATGTTGTCATCTCTTGTTAATTCTTTTACTTCAAAATTGTTAGTTTTGATTTGTAAATTGCATTTCTTCAGTTTTGGATTTTTTTTCCGATTGATTGTTGCCGTATTTTCCGTCTTCAGTGGAGCTAAAGTCTCGTTATAGTTTGGTTCTAGTTTACAATGAAATAAAGCAAAATGACTTAGACGTGCATACTAGGTGATATCCCAGATAATGCTTAAATGATTTGAATAGGTTAAGATTTCCTTTATATTTAATAAATCATACCAGGAGCGTATCCTTAATTAGTTGAATATATGAGAATAGTATTTTATTCAAATGGTATGAATCCGTTAATGCGCGGGGCTAGGGAGTAATACTTTAGAAGTAGTACACCATTTTGAATTTAAGGGAGTGAAGATATAAAGGTTCACAAATTCCCACTTTAGACTGACCCATGTATTTTATTGTATGTAGGCATGTAGCTATTAACTCAAAGCTCAAAATTTGTGATTTTGATCTTAAGTGTATTGATAAGCTAATGTGATAGGACGATACCGGCCCTGGATATGTCTGACTGAGTTGGATAGCTGTGAAGTTTTTGATTCATCTCACTAGGTTAATTTATTCATCGAATTGTCGGTGATGACCCTCGTTGCTTTAGCTTTTTGATTATGTATGTCTAGTTGCTTGAAGACATTAGATAGTCTTGTGACGTAGTAGGCATTCCATTTCCTTTTGAGGGCAAAGCTCAAATTTTAATTAGATAGCCAGCCAACAATATATAATACGAGTTTTGAGATTTACTTGCTTAGGTCTCTAGATCACAATTATATGACTGTTTTTTTTTATCAGTTAGCTTGATTTACAGATAGATATGCGCGATTTGATTAAATTTGGTGAACTGGTGAATATACATTCGATTATCTAGCTAATCAGTCTTAGCTATGTACTTGTATGTTATGCTCTTGTCATCATGGTGTTCAATATCAGTTTTCATGTAATGTACCCATAAAAGACCTTGTTGTCTTCCTGTACGTAAGACTTAAAATTAGCCGATATATGAATACATGACCTCTGCAGCTGATATATTTGCCAACATATGGATACTAAACCGTTACTACTTACATGAAGAGTGAGAACATGATAATTCGCAAGCAATGCCCTCGATTTAAAATCATGCTTGTCTTGGACAAGTTTGTTAGCCATGGATGTATTACCAATACTGCTGTCTAAAACCagttgattttggtgatgatttttTGTAGGTGAATACAATTATGGCGTCTTGGCAGTCAGAAAGCTGTTTGAATAGGCAAACTACTTGATATTTTATCATTCTGTCAAATCCTGATTAAGCCTACTAGTGGAGAAAAGGTAACAAGTCTTCTTGGTGAATTTTCTTTGCGTTTATTCAAGTATTACGGATTGGCGTGAAATTCTTCATTTTACCATACTTGAATTGGATATAATGGCTCCTTGTTGGCTTTAAGGAGTCTAGCGCTCTTGTTTCTGTTTACAATTGCTTTGATTGAGCGTTATTTGCAGAATGGCTACCAGAAAGTTCTGCTGCTGTGTGCGTAAGATTTCAGTTGTGGCGTAATTCAAGTGTCGTGATTTCTGTTCCAGATCTTTACTTTTTTATGTTAGATTGCCCAAGTAGAGTAACATAGCGAGTGGCAACGAGGCAGATAAGTTTTTTTTTTGCCAGTACTGAAAATGTGCAATAGAACAGAACACGGCTACGCTTTAGGAAAATTGGTTACAGTAAAAATCTATATTTTATTCACCACTTACCTGTAGTATTTTGTACAGATGATAAAAGCCGACATAACACTCCTACTTACGTATGTAAAATATACAAACTTATCCGATCCATATAACTCTACCTACTCATCTAGCAGGAGCTGTTTTGATATTATTCAGCTCCTGATTGTTTTTTTATCAACAGAGAAGTTTTATCTCTGAAATGTTTGTACCCTATCCATATACGAAGTACAAACTGCATGGAAGTTATATACCTTGTATAGTGGATTGGCTGTGATCAAATGACCTTCGAAAAGGACCAACTCGACCATATATCCACCTCTTGGTTGCTTTGCAGCCAAGGATGCTTTATCATATGTGCGGAAAAACAAATACACTAAAGATGTACCATATTAATGTAACGAAACCAATAAGCTTCACAGTTAATAGACAGTTCTTTTCACCATAGAAATCCACTTTGGATCACCGCCCCATTCCTCAAACACAACTAGTAAATTGCCTTTCTGTTGCAGCCATGATCGTGGAACATGATACCTGATATAAAGATATATTCGTCACAAGAAGTTGTATGTAAGTAGCCAACTAAAAGATATAAAGAACTTGCAAATGATGTTACCATTTCTGTGAGGGTTTTCCACAATCAGCTAGGCATTTAAACTCTGTGTATGTTCCAGCATAATTACAATTATCGTCACACTTTCCCTTCGCAATGGCTGCAGCCCAGTGACGACCGATGCTTTTGCCATTTATCCACACCTGCCCTTTACCCATGCTGCTCATATCTAAAGCCAATGGGTCGTTTCCTGCTGGTGCATCGAAAAAAGTCTGGGAGCGTGGAGCAAGTGTCAGAGTTCTCTTTTTTAACCAGTAAGGCTTCTTTTTAACGAGTTTTGTTGATAAATGTAACATTGTGAGTGTTATGTGGATATCAAATTATATGAAAATCCTTACCTTGtaccaaaccaagggttgcttcTGAGCTGGTGCTCCCCATTCTACTTTAGAGCTGCCACTGGCAGTATGTAACCACAGATCTTCACCCTTCATACCAACCTGTTCACCAGAATGCAGAAGGATTATGTCATCTTAATGTCATTTGTGCTACTGTCTATTTTTTGTGGTCTCATTCATTCAAATACTCTCGATGTCCTGGCCAATAGTTTATACATGCTTATGGATCGGTTTTTATGCAAAGGGGTATCTTCACCTCACAAAACATTCTATTAAAGGAAACTAAAACCGTTGGTTGAGATGGAGGACCAAAATAGAATAGGTAAACTATTGCTTGGGACATAGAGAATAGCAAATGGTGAGACGGCGAACCTTGTACGACCAGTGCTGCCATGTCAAGTCTCTTGTGCCTTCATTAAGACCCTGTAGATTTACTGGACCAAGAACTCCTTGATTATACTTTTCAAAACGTGCACCAACGTTCTGCATTAAATTTGCTAGTCAGATATGTACACTATCCGTCTAAATTGTTTCTCTTTCAGTGAACTTCATTGAGAAAGACAGAAAAACTGGGGTTTAGGAACTAACTGCAAGTCCAACTGCAACACTTAGTAGAGATATCCTGTTTACTCCAGCCGACATCTTCACCTTTTGGCTGAAGGTTATTTGTGGTTTTGCTAATGAGCCATAAACATGACCTTCACAAAAATGGGATTTTGTTAGAATAAACCGAGACATGCCATGTAGTGGCAGTGGCAGTGGCAGTGGCAGTGGCAGTGGCAGTGGCAGACACTTTCTAAAACTCCATAGGGCTGCGTTAGTGACCAGACATTTTTTTAGCATTTCTCGGAAATTTCAATACAAGTTTATTGTTTCCGTTTTTTTGCCGAGGCCTTCTTTACTCTCTGTTCCCTCCATTATTTGGTGAAATGTTTAGAAAAAAGTTTAATCTTTACCTTGTAGTTGACCATTGACGAAAACATGCAGAACATGTCCAGCTGAATGAACAGTGAGGACTGGCGCATCTCCCCTCTTCAGGAATCCTTCATTGCCATCAAGTACAACACTGATAACAAACAAAATTAGGGTACATTATTAGGAGTAAGCTAGCCATGTAAGAGAAATTATTATCTTGAACAAGAATGACTGATTTGAGGATAACATGGAAAAATACATACTCTGTCATGTACCACAAGTAGTCGGACTTATCCCAAGTCATGTTAAGTTGTTCATACAGTTTTTTTTCTGTGAAAGAACTGCCAGAATCTGCTGTTGGAGTTTGATCAATGTATGATTGCCAAGAGAAACCATTAATTACTGGCGTCATCTTTGAATGGACTTTGGGAGCTGAAACCTGAAATATAAAGAAACAAGTGATAGGTATCAGAAAGGACTAAGGATGATTTTAAGATCATGTATATTGGCAGAAACCAGAGAATTCGATATAAGCAGTTTCTtattctttttctcctttttgtgGCTCTTTGATCTGCTATGTTTAACCGGAGCCACAATGGCATCTTTTTACCTAACCGGTTCCAAAAGCATGGCCCAAGTCATGAGTATCACCACTTAATGACAGTACCAGATAGCATGGCTGACATACGCTACTGTGGCTATTTTTTTGGTGCGAGAATGTGTGGGGTACAAATTTGTAGGGTGTGTTCTTTAGTTTTACAGTTTCTCACTAACCCTTGCAGTGTTGTAAACTTCTTTTTTGCAGTCAGGAAGAATGCTGATGGACCAAGCAGGCAGCTCAAACTCCATTCCGCTCCAGGTGACTTTGACACTCCACTTAGGATCATAGTTTGCCAAGAAAGCTGCGCAGCCTGATTTTGAGCTGTAGACATGTGCCTGAACCAAGTCGTAATTATCAGAATGAGACAAGCTAGAGAAATGATGCAGGTTGCTGAGAACCATAGATTTACCTCTTGATTGCTTCCAAGGTTGGTCAGCTGTGCATCAGAAGACACCATAGCTTGTTCACACATCTTGATAGCTTTGTGCAGATTCTTAAGGTGAGTATATTTCGGTTCTCTTGGCAAACCTAAACATGGTAAATGCACATTAAGAAACTCCCACCAATTCCAATATGAATTTAGTTGTGTGTTTTTTCCGAAACGTGATTTTATGCGTGATTTTAGTTACCATATTCGTCTACTGGAGCATCATAATCGTAGCTTGTAGAAACAAAACGACCTGCAGTATTTCCGAAGTTGGTTCCTCCATGAAACTGAGACAAAGAAGTTAAGCATGGTAAGCAAGGTTCTAATTATCAATTCAAAATTTGTTGTGTGTCGAATAGACGTGTCTTAATATGGGTCGGATCAATATGGTCCTAGATTTCAATTTTGCCCTGAATTTGAACGTCTATTTGTCGTGTCAAAGTAGCATATGTAATTGGCAGAGATTCTTGACGAATCATTTACCATGTAATAGTTCATATAAGAACCGCCATTTGCGAAGAATCTTGCAACGGAAAAAGCGACATCTTCAGCAGGTCTGTATGGAACAGGCCCTCCATATTCAGTGTACCAGCCAGTCCAATTTTCAGTCCACATCTTGGGTTTGCCCTTATGTTCTGGCCAAAAGCCTTCACAGTAAAACCCATTGCAGGTGTCAATCTGTCAAAATTCAGACACCAATAACTAATTAGTAATTTACTGAGGAACAGAGGACGGAGGACCGCTACCAACCTTCTCTTTTATGGTAAAGCAACTATTTTTGCACCAAATGTAAAAGTGTACCAGAACACCAGAAAGTTGGTACAATCATTTAAAAAACTTCATGATGTGGCAACAATGAACAAATATAAAAAGTAAACATATAATTGAGACGGAAATAATACTTACAATAGGGTCAGGGGTAGTTTGCTGTTTACACATGATCCAGGGAACTCCAGCATTTAAACCAAGAGCCATTTGAGAAAACCATTTTGTGTATTCTCTCCCTGGTTGACCTAGTTCCCACTCTACTGGTCCATATTCATTTTCAATCTGTCATTTTTTCGTCAATATTAATAACATGGTTAACAGTCATGACACTGGAACGTAAAACATTATTTCCGTTgtccaaaaacaaaaacaaaaaaacaaaaaatatcaTACACCTTTGTTAGTTGAAGGATCACCTAACCTTTGACTTGCACCCTAACCATCCAACTTTCTATATGTATaaacaaacatttttttttttcacattgaTGAGTCAATCTTGAaggcaaaaaaaataataatactaTATTATACATCAAGTTTATTTTTAAATTtggtgtttttatttttgttgtagAGGAAGCCACAACAATAATTTTGATGCTCACGGAATTTGAACCTAGGCCATGAATATCACCCCTCATGACTTTATCAACTAAGCTAGTAGATACACGAATGTTTTAGATGTCACTTCTAAACGGTAAGTTATAGATGTCACGTTCTAAAAtaaaagagtaaattatcaattacaaccacgtcaaatacacatttttacatttactcccacgtcaaatttttttattaaattacacccaagttaatagctcagTTTACAAATTGCACCCAATATCGGAATCCGGCCACTTTTccgtcaaaattcaatttttttttaaaaaaaattgattttaggacgattttgcccttgttctttcctcttcttcttccttttcttgactGTTCTAAtttattcttcctctttctttatttattcttcatctttcttcttcttccatttCATTTTCTCcagatttattattatttttctttcttcaaatttctttttttaatttcttctttcttcttctttcatttCAAGTTCTCCAGATTTATCAACCCAAATGCACATTATGAATTAGGGATAAATaacaaataaagtaaataatttcCCTCACATCAAACAAATCCAATCAaaataaaaagaagaagaatgaattaGGCGGTGCGAATCTGGGTTGATGAGCAACTCTTGGTGGTCGTGCTTGAGCCTCGGTGTACGAATTGCAggtggtttggggagatttttcAATATTTGTTGGGTTTGGGGAATAAAgcagacaacaacaaaaagtcgAAAACAACCACCCAAAAAGTCAATTGATAAAATTAAGGGGAAATAATTAGAAGTAAAATGGAGGAGATATCAATTAAGGTTGGATCAATGCTTATTGATTTTAATTTGTGTATGGAGTATAGgtgtttggattttttatttatttgataaGGAAAAAATGATTGAAATCGGGGAAGGCTTCATGGTTATTGTTGTAATggaggaggaagaagatgaagttgtAATGGAGGAGAAAGATGAAGCTCAAAGGTGGAGGAGGAAATAGGGGAAGTAACTCAAAATCACACAAAATCAGACTAATAGATTCGGGGGCAAAATTGTCATTTCATAATTTTTTTCGCCGGAAAATGGGGTTGGGTGCAATTTATAAActgagctattaacttgggtgtaatttaaaaAACAAATTTGACGTGagagtaaatgtaaaaatgtgtatttggcgtgggtgtaattgataatttactcaaaataaaaatatgtaaattATTTGATACGGAGTAAAATGAATTATGTAAGACTCTACTCGATATCCATTTTGGGAGGATGACTTTATCTTGTGGCAGGGGCGAATCCAATTGGTAGCAAAGGATAGCAGCCGCtaccccaaacaaaaaaaaatagtttCGGATTTTCTGTGCTGCTACCCCAACAAGAGCATTAAGATAAGTAAAAGTAACGCATAAGATACACATCAATACTGTTGTGGTTCAGTGGCAAAGTAGGTGGAAGTCAAAGCAATGGTCACTGGTTCGAGGCTTGCTAAATACATAGTATTATTTTTTTTACCTTGTTTTATTATTGTCCTCATTAAAtgactttttaaaaaaaatggttAAGAATCTCAAATAAATTTCGTTAAAAGCTCCCAACTTGGCGGTAACAATTCATGATTAGCTTCTCGTCATTCGATtaatttgttatttatttcaatttttcaaattattGATTCCATTATATTTGTTACCGTTATGTTTATTATAATGGTTAAATTTTTCTAAATCGTAAAGTATTAAAATTGtaaggaaaaataaaatgaagataGGTTGTCGAATTATAATGTGAACAATTTAAACCATTACGTAGCAATTGTTAAGCGTTTTTTGTATCACAAAGTTATATTATATAATAAAAATTATAGttgaaaaataaaattaaagataaGTTGCGGATTATAAAATGAGAATTTTAAGTTAGTATTGAGGTTCTTTTGATTGTTGATTTATATGTTAtgcaacacatttttcatgactTTCCGTTTTTATGAATTTATAGCGTTAATAGTTTTGCTACCCCAAACTTAAAATCCTGGCTTCGCCCCTGTCTTGTGGTATATGTCATTATATTAACACGAATTGGGATAGTGTATGACTTAACACCTTTATAAAGAAGTTTTTGACCTAAAAAAAAGATCTAGTGGAAATATGATTAGTAGTAATGCTGACCTGAGCCAAAATAATTGGACCTCCTTGCCAGTGGAAGAGCTTTTCAGCCTTCatcatctcaacaatcttggttgtGAATGTTTGCATTTTATCCtttattatataataataaaaatacgcgtcaataaaataaattaaaaagtaCATAATTCGATTTGAATGGAAGGAGTATTTCGTTGACTTACTTTGAAAGGTTGATTATCGGTTCTAAATTCAATGCCGGGAACAAACTTGAGCCATGCCGGAAATCCTCTGAATATCAATCAAGAGTAAAAGATGTCAAAAAATGTAGCAAAAAATTTTAGCGTTAAAATAGGCCTCTGAGTTAACGACGTTCACGTAAAGGTGTGTTAAAAAGTTTTTGTCAACTTTAAAATACTCATTATAACGTCAAAAATCTACGTCAGCAAATACTCGATCCGTATACTAATTAAGTTTCAACTGTCTTTATCAGATTGTCTGATGTAAAGTTTTAACGATGATTTTTTCTCGCTCGTGTGCTATATAGTCCTTGTCAATTGCGACCTCGTATCCGACTATCCTCACTCGACGTATTTTTCATTAATAGGTTTACTGTGTTTATTAAGACAAGTAGAAGTAGAAACTCTTACCCAAAGTTCCACTCTGCGCAAACAAAGGGACCAATCCTAAGATGAACGTAAAGTCCACCTTGTTGTATTTCCTTAATAAACTTTACCAAATCATAATTCCCCTCAAAATAATACTgcaatgaattaaaataaataaaattatcatTACGAATaataaaaagtaaaaaaaatataagaaaaacaaGAATTTGTATTAAAATTACCTTGCCTTCGGTAGGCTCGTGACCATTCCAGAAAACATAAGTTTGAATAACATCCAATTCTGAATCTTTCGCTTTGTTTATAAGATCAGGCCACATCTATAACAACCAACCATTTTCCATCAAATTAATATCATTCATAATTGTAAAACGGTTTTTCTAACTTGTGTTCTATAAAAAAACCTGTTTTTCAAAATAGAAATAATGTAACCACTATATGTTGACATTTTACCCTTTTTAGTTCATTTCATCATTTGATAAATGCTTAAATTTAGAAACACAACCACCCTTCACCCTCTAAAGAATTTCGCAATGCATCATTCTTGCATAAAACGACCTCATACAACTAGTTTGTAAAACGAGTTTACGTGAGAATAGCCGATATTACCTATTATCATATGATAGGTATCAGTTCACAATTTTACCAGATAAACTAACTGATACAGAATCGCGGTAATACCAATTGAACTAAATTGAATAAAACTCGACGTCattttttaggaaaaaaaaacagGGGAATTACCTCAGGGGTGCTTCGAGGATAATGAATCGAACCAGATAAAAGAATTCTTCTTTGATCATTAATTTTAATTGCTTTGTAATCATACCAAACATTGGCATGAACAGAGGAAACCAtaacaaaaacaaacacaaacaaaaTCATCATCAAATATTTTTGTTTAACACCCAACATTTTTAATTTTTCCCACATTTGTGAAAAATACCCACTTTCTTTTTCTTTATTTAAACACAAATTCTTGAGAAAAAAGGGGAATTTAGAGCTAAAAATAATGGataatttttattgtttttatcctTTTTGTACTTGTTTTAAGGAGAGAAAGAAGGAGAAAGAATGGTGAGTGTTGCGAAAATTAGAGAGGGCGAGGAGCTGAATTTAAACATAGTTAAGTAGGACCTACTTTTTCTGCCATTGATCAACTCTGACACGTAAAGTTATTAGCTTAATCTGATAAATATTCTTGCTTTTTGTTTCCTTACACTTTTGCTTAAAATTATCAAATTTTTTAAAAGGCAAGTTTTTTTTTACTAAAAGTTCCAATTTGGGTGCCCAATTTGGGTGTATTTTTGAGTAGATAAGTCACATTTGGGGAGTCCTTGTTTTTGATAACCTGTTTTATTAGTAATTTGGGTGAATTATAATGTGTTCACGGGGTATGATAATTAGTGTTTTCGGAAATCTAAATAAGTTGTGACATTCTGTTAGATGAACTA
It includes:
- the LOC141592573 gene encoding putative beta-galactosidase, encoding MWEKLKMLGVKQKYLMMILFVFVFVMVSSVHANVWYDYKAIKINDQRRILLSGSIHYPRSTPEMWPDLINKAKDSELDVIQTYVFWNGHEPTEGKYYFEGNYDLVKFIKEIQQGGLYVHLRIGPFVCAEWNFGGFPAWLKFVPGIEFRTDNQPFKDKMQTFTTKIVEMMKAEKLFHWQGGPIILAQIENEYGPVEWELGQPGREYTKWFSQMALGLNAGVPWIMCKQQTTPDPIIDTCNGFYCEGFWPEHKGKPKMWTENWTGWYTEYGGPVPYRPAEDVAFSVARFFANGGSYMNYYMFHGGTNFGNTAGRFVSTSYDYDAPVDEYGLPREPKYTHLKNLHKAIKMCEQAMVSSDAQLTNLGSNQEAHVYSSKSGCAAFLANYDPKWSVKVTWSGMEFELPAWSISILPDCKKEVYNTARVSAPKVHSKMTPVINGFSWQSYIDQTPTADSGSSFTEKKLYEQLNMTWDKSDYLWYMTDVVLDGNEGFLKRGDAPVLTVHSAGHVLHVFVNGQLQGHVYGSLAKPQITFSQKVKMSAGVNRISLLSVAVGLANVGARFEKYNQGVLGPVNLQGLNEGTRDLTWQHWSYKVGMKGEDLWLHTASGSSKVEWGAPAQKQPLVWYKTFFDAPAGNDPLALDMSSMGKGQVWINGKSIGRHWAAAIAKGKCDDNCNYAGTYTEFKCLADCGKPSQKWYHVPRSWLQQKGNLLVVFEEWGGDPKWISMVKRTVY